One genomic segment of Kocuria rhizophila DC2201 includes these proteins:
- the pstA gene encoding phosphate ABC transporter permease PstA, which translates to MSTSTHTPGVSPVRQSKLTRGQRPKWLIPVIGLGAVVAGAAIAALLGFSIALWALFAAVIFLVVGPLAVGLIEGRRAGSDSLMTFLVYSAFVLAVIPLVSVIWTVLVNGVPGLTSDFLLTSMNGVTGLQDNNAHSSGQVMGGAYHAVVGTVSITFWATLMSVPVGLLTAIYLVEYSRGGWLGKAITFFVDVMTGIPSIVAGLFAAALFGMIFGPSTRTGFVAAVALTVLMIPTVVKNTEEMLRIVPNELREASYALGVRKWRTILKVVIPTSISGIASGVTLAIARVIGETAPLLVTAGFASAINWNSFSGWMTTLPTFIYYQIMNPTSPTNPDPSLQRAWAAALILIIIVMLLNLGARLVARAFAPKTAGR; encoded by the coding sequence ATGTCCACGTCCACCCACACCCCGGGCGTCTCACCCGTCCGCCAGTCCAAGCTCACCCGCGGTCAGCGCCCCAAGTGGCTGATCCCCGTCATCGGCCTGGGGGCCGTGGTGGCGGGTGCCGCGATCGCGGCGCTGCTCGGGTTCAGCATCGCCCTGTGGGCGCTGTTCGCCGCCGTGATCTTCCTGGTCGTCGGCCCCCTGGCCGTGGGCCTGATCGAGGGCCGCCGTGCCGGGTCCGACTCGCTGATGACCTTCCTGGTCTACTCAGCGTTCGTGCTGGCGGTCATCCCGCTGGTCTCCGTGATCTGGACCGTGCTGGTCAACGGGGTCCCCGGGCTCACGTCCGACTTCCTGCTCACCTCCATGAACGGGGTCACCGGCCTGCAGGACAACAACGCCCACTCGTCGGGCCAGGTGATGGGCGGCGCGTACCACGCCGTCGTGGGCACGGTGTCCATCACCTTCTGGGCCACGCTGATGTCCGTTCCCGTGGGGCTGCTGACCGCGATCTACCTGGTCGAGTACTCTCGCGGGGGATGGCTCGGCAAGGCGATCACGTTCTTCGTGGACGTGATGACGGGCATCCCGTCCATCGTGGCGGGCCTGTTCGCGGCCGCCCTCTTCGGGATGATCTTCGGTCCCTCCACCCGCACCGGGTTCGTGGCGGCCGTGGCGCTGACCGTGCTGATGATCCCCACGGTGGTCAAGAACACCGAGGAGATGCTGCGGATCGTGCCCAACGAGCTGCGCGAGGCCTCCTACGCCCTGGGCGTGCGCAAGTGGCGGACCATCCTCAAGGTGGTGATCCCCACGTCCATCTCCGGCATCGCCTCGGGCGTGACCCTGGCGATCGCGCGCGTGATCGGGGAGACAGCGCCCCTGCTGGTCACGGCCGGCTTCGCCTCGGCCATCAACTGGAACTCGTTCTCGGGGTGGATGACCACGCTGCCCACATTCATCTACTACCAGATCATGAACCCCACCTCGCCCACGAACCCGGATCCCTCCCTGCAGCGGGCCTGGGCGGCGGCGCTGATCCTGATCATCATCGTGATGCTCCTGAACCTCGGGGCGCGCCTGGTCGCCCGTGCGTTCGCTCCCAAGACCGCCGGCCGCTGA
- the pstC gene encoding phosphate ABC transporter permease subunit PstC, which yields MSTTVSTRKPESTSSAAGRAGDSVFSGLSLAAGILIFVVLAAVALFLFLQALPTFTADPAKITGGEGFLAYIWPLIVGTLIASVIALVIATPVGILVALYISHYAPARVSRPVGYVIDLLAAIPSVIFGAWGATVLAPALVPLYTWLSEHLGFIPFFGGPASQTGKTMLTAGVVLAIMILPIITSMSREIFTQTPKLHEEAALALGATRWEMIRMSVLPFARPGIISSVMLALGRALGETMAVALVLSSGPMIPSLIKSGNQTIAAEIALNFPEAYQLRLSELIAAGLVLFLITLVVNMIARAIIARYKEFSGAN from the coding sequence ATGTCCACCACCGTCAGCACACGGAAACCGGAGTCGACGTCCTCGGCCGCCGGTCGTGCCGGTGACTCCGTCTTCTCCGGGCTCAGCCTGGCCGCCGGCATCCTCATCTTCGTGGTCCTCGCGGCCGTGGCCCTCTTCCTGTTCCTGCAGGCGCTGCCCACGTTCACCGCGGACCCGGCGAAGATCACCGGGGGCGAGGGGTTCCTCGCCTACATCTGGCCGCTCATCGTGGGCACGCTGATCGCCTCGGTGATCGCCCTGGTCATCGCCACGCCCGTGGGGATCCTGGTGGCCCTCTACATCTCCCACTACGCCCCGGCCAGGGTCTCCCGGCCCGTGGGGTACGTGATCGACCTCCTGGCCGCGATCCCCTCCGTGATCTTCGGCGCGTGGGGTGCCACGGTGCTCGCGCCCGCGCTCGTGCCGCTGTACACGTGGCTCAGCGAGCACCTCGGGTTCATCCCCTTCTTCGGGGGCCCCGCCTCCCAGACCGGCAAGACCATGCTCACCGCGGGGGTGGTGCTGGCCATCATGATCCTGCCGATCATCACGTCCATGTCCCGGGAGATCTTCACCCAGACGCCCAAGCTCCACGAGGAGGCGGCGCTCGCCCTGGGTGCCACCCGGTGGGAGATGATCCGCATGTCGGTGCTGCCGTTCGCGCGTCCCGGCATCATCTCCTCGGTCATGCTCGCCCTGGGCCGTGCGCTCGGCGAGACCATGGCCGTGGCGCTCGTGCTCTCCTCCGGGCCCATGATCCCGTCCCTCATCAAGTCCGGTAACCAGACCATCGCGGCGGAGATCGCACTGAACTTCCCCGAGGCCTACCAGCTGCGGCTGTCCGAGCTGATCGCGGCGGGCCTCGTGCTGTTCCTCATCACCCTGGTGGTCAACATGATCGCTCGCGCCATCATCGCTCGCTACAAGGAATTCTCGGGGGCCAACTGA
- the pstS gene encoding phosphate ABC transporter substrate-binding protein PstS: protein MKVSHVGRSAAVLAIGALALTACGSDNPTGSSGGGGGDKGVSGTLTGIGASSQQAAMTAWQNGFQSSNNGATVQYSPDGSGAGRKAFLAGGANFAGSDAYLSEKELPDAKKQCGDAGAMDLPVYVSPISVAFNLPGIESLNLDAPTIAKIFKGEIKKWNAEEIKQQNPDAKLPDTAVTVVHRSDDSGTTENFTDYLSKAAPKDWTDEPDQAWPSKYAAENNKGTSGVVSTTSSTEGAVTYADSSAVGDLGTAAIKVGEKYVKHSPEAAAKAVEVSKQVEGRGEHDLAMNIQRDTKEADAYPLVLISYHVVCAQYDSKETADLVKAFETYVVSEDGQKTAADASGSAPLSPALRDKAKAAVDTISAKG, encoded by the coding sequence GTGAAGGTTTCGCACGTTGGCCGCTCGGCCGCAGTTCTGGCCATTGGTGCCCTCGCCCTGACCGCTTGCGGTTCCGACAACCCCACCGGCAGCAGCGGGGGCGGCGGCGGGGACAAGGGTGTCTCCGGAACCCTGACCGGCATCGGCGCCTCCTCGCAGCAGGCCGCCATGACCGCGTGGCAGAACGGCTTCCAGTCCTCCAACAACGGGGCCACGGTGCAGTACTCCCCGGACGGCTCCGGCGCGGGGCGCAAGGCGTTCCTGGCCGGCGGCGCCAACTTCGCGGGCTCGGACGCGTACCTGTCCGAGAAGGAGCTGCCGGACGCCAAGAAGCAGTGCGGCGACGCCGGGGCCATGGACCTGCCGGTCTACGTGTCCCCGATCTCCGTGGCGTTCAACCTGCCCGGCATCGAGTCCCTCAACCTCGACGCCCCCACCATCGCCAAGATCTTCAAGGGCGAGATCAAGAAGTGGAACGCCGAGGAGATCAAGCAGCAGAACCCGGACGCCAAGCTGCCGGACACCGCCGTGACCGTGGTGCACCGCAGCGACGACTCCGGCACCACCGAGAACTTCACCGACTACCTCAGCAAGGCCGCGCCCAAGGACTGGACGGACGAGCCGGACCAGGCCTGGCCCTCCAAGTACGCCGCCGAGAACAACAAGGGCACCTCCGGTGTGGTCTCCACCACCTCCAGCACCGAGGGTGCCGTGACCTACGCCGACTCCTCGGCCGTGGGCGACCTCGGCACCGCGGCCATCAAGGTGGGCGAGAAGTACGTCAAGCACTCGCCCGAGGCCGCGGCCAAGGCCGTGGAGGTCTCCAAGCAGGTCGAGGGCCGCGGCGAGCACGACCTCGCCATGAACATCCAGCGCGACACCAAGGAGGCCGACGCCTACCCGCTCGTGCTGATCTCCTACCACGTGGTCTGCGCCCAGTACGACTCCAAGGAGACCGCGGACCTCGTGAAGGCCTTCGAGACCTACGTGGTCTCCGAGGACGGCCAGAAGACCGCCGCGGACGCCTCCGGCTCCGCCCCCCTGTCCCCGGCGCTGCGGGACAAGGCCAAGGCGGCCGTGGACACCATTTCCGCGAAGGGCTGA
- a CDS encoding FUSC family protein yields MASSEAAHPRSRSRRVLEHVEHRSRTGWARMTSGLFQAVQMTVAAVGAYVIAERLLGHHGPIFAATAALVSLGYAKGGLRYRRVLEVSIGCTLGIVMGDLLIHVLGPGDWQAAVVLLVSLLLARFLDNGAIFTTQMGLQSVLVVLLPPSQDGVFGRSLDAVVGCLCALLLAYVVPQDPRREPRQDLSALITEFTQMLNDCSRAVADTDSRLAWHALVRGRQTQPLVDSVRTGLTGSREIAHASPLYRRYRREIDELSESIRYLDLAVRNSRVFARRLASVLNRVTLADDAVTSLSEALADLSDAVLSYGHALRESHAQSRESYLRQTRNELFSVAERLEPGAMGIRTMEGEALVLMLRPMVVDLLEAAGVSHESATRHLPPLERR; encoded by the coding sequence ATGGCGTCCTCGGAAGCAGCTCACCCCCGCTCCCGGTCCCGCCGTGTGCTCGAGCACGTGGAGCACCGCAGCCGCACCGGCTGGGCACGCATGACGTCCGGGCTGTTCCAGGCCGTGCAGATGACCGTGGCCGCGGTGGGCGCCTACGTGATCGCCGAGCGGCTGCTGGGACACCACGGGCCCATCTTCGCGGCCACCGCCGCGCTCGTGTCCCTGGGCTACGCCAAGGGCGGGCTGCGCTACCGGCGCGTGCTGGAGGTCTCGATCGGCTGCACGCTCGGCATCGTCATGGGTGACCTGCTGATCCACGTGCTGGGCCCCGGTGATTGGCAGGCGGCCGTGGTGCTGCTGGTGTCCCTGCTGCTGGCCCGGTTCCTGGACAACGGGGCGATCTTCACCACCCAGATGGGCCTGCAGTCCGTGCTGGTGGTGCTGCTGCCGCCCTCCCAGGACGGGGTCTTCGGACGGTCCCTGGACGCCGTGGTCGGGTGCCTGTGCGCCCTGCTGCTGGCCTACGTGGTGCCCCAGGACCCCCGCCGGGAGCCGCGGCAGGACCTCAGCGCCCTGATCACCGAGTTCACCCAGATGCTCAACGACTGCTCCCGGGCCGTGGCGGACACCGATTCCCGGCTCGCGTGGCACGCCCTGGTGCGGGGTCGGCAGACCCAGCCGCTCGTGGACTCCGTCCGCACCGGGCTCACCGGGTCCCGGGAGATCGCCCACGCCTCCCCCCTGTACCGCCGCTACCGCCGGGAGATCGACGAGCTCAGCGAGAGCATCCGGTACCTGGACCTCGCGGTGCGCAACTCGCGGGTGTTCGCGCGCCGGCTCGCCTCGGTGCTCAACCGGGTCACGCTCGCCGACGACGCCGTGACCTCCCTCTCCGAGGCCCTCGCCGACCTCTCCGACGCCGTCCTGAGCTACGGCCACGCCCTGCGCGAGAGCCACGCCCAGAGCCGGGAGAGCTACCTGCGCCAGACCCGCAACGAGCTCTTCTCCGTGGCGGAGCGCCTCGAGCCGGGCGCCATGGGCATCCGCACCATGGAGGGCGAGGCGCTCGTGCTGATGCTGCGGCCCATGGTCGTGGACCTCCTCGAGGCCGCGGGAGTCTCCCACGAGAGCGCCACGCGGCACCTTCCGCCGCTCGAACGCCGCTGA
- the radA gene encoding DNA repair protein RadA, producing MATKTRKQSTSYRCTECGWTTAKWVGRCGQCQAWGTVQEMGTDQEHGRTRAAASVATPAQPIAAVDSALARFTPTNVPELDRVLGGGLVPGAVILLAGEPGVGKSTLLLDAAAKVARGPATTPGADDGAPRTVLYVTGEESAAQVKLRAERIDALSDTLYLTAETDLSVALAQVAALDPDLLVVDSVQTLASPEIEGSAGGVSQVREVAASLIHAAKTRNMTTLLVGHVTKEGSIAGPRLLEHLVDVVCQFEGDKHSRIRLLRAVKNRFGPTDEVGCFDLEENGIRSVSDPSGLFVSRTPVPVAGTCLSVTVEGRRPLLAEVQALLDKSSTAQPRRATSGLDGSRVAMLLAVLQRRAGVGLAAMDCYVSTVGGVRLSEPATDLAVCMALASAAQDRPLPQRLVCFGEIGLAGEVRPVPEINRRIQEVARLGFTHAVVPASPSGPGSIPPGFSVREVTTVNEAMELLFPARAG from the coding sequence ATGGCCACCAAGACCCGCAAGCAGTCCACGAGCTACCGCTGCACCGAGTGCGGCTGGACCACGGCCAAGTGGGTGGGCCGGTGCGGGCAGTGCCAGGCGTGGGGCACCGTGCAGGAGATGGGCACGGACCAGGAGCACGGCCGCACGCGGGCGGCGGCCAGCGTGGCCACCCCTGCGCAGCCCATTGCCGCCGTGGACTCCGCCCTGGCGCGGTTCACGCCCACGAACGTCCCGGAACTGGACCGGGTGCTGGGCGGCGGACTGGTGCCGGGCGCTGTCATCCTGCTCGCCGGTGAGCCGGGGGTGGGCAAGTCCACCCTGCTGCTCGACGCCGCCGCCAAGGTGGCCCGCGGTCCCGCCACCACACCGGGCGCGGACGACGGCGCACCGCGCACAGTCCTGTACGTCACCGGCGAGGAGTCCGCCGCCCAGGTCAAGCTGCGGGCGGAGCGCATCGACGCGCTCTCGGACACCCTGTACCTCACGGCGGAGACGGACCTCTCCGTGGCCCTGGCCCAGGTGGCGGCCCTGGACCCGGATCTGCTGGTCGTGGACTCGGTGCAGACGCTCGCGAGCCCGGAGATCGAGGGGTCGGCCGGCGGGGTGAGCCAGGTGCGCGAGGTCGCGGCCAGTCTGATCCACGCGGCCAAGACCCGGAACATGACCACGCTGCTCGTGGGCCACGTGACCAAGGAGGGCTCCATCGCGGGGCCCCGGCTGCTCGAGCACCTGGTGGACGTGGTGTGCCAGTTCGAGGGGGACAAGCACTCCCGGATCCGCCTGCTGCGCGCCGTCAAGAACCGCTTCGGCCCCACGGACGAGGTGGGGTGCTTCGACCTCGAGGAGAACGGGATCCGCTCGGTCTCGGACCCGTCCGGGCTGTTCGTCTCCCGCACGCCCGTGCCCGTGGCGGGGACGTGCCTGAGCGTCACGGTGGAGGGCAGGCGTCCGCTGCTGGCCGAGGTCCAGGCGCTGCTCGACAAGTCCAGCACCGCGCAGCCGCGCCGGGCCACCTCCGGGCTGGACGGCTCCCGTGTGGCCATGCTGCTCGCGGTGCTGCAGCGCCGCGCGGGAGTGGGCCTGGCCGCCATGGACTGCTACGTCTCCACGGTGGGCGGGGTGCGGCTGAGCGAACCCGCCACGGACCTCGCGGTGTGCATGGCCCTGGCCTCGGCCGCACAGGACCGTCCCCTCCCCCAGCGCCTCGTGTGCTTCGGGGAGATCGGGCTCGCGGGGGAGGTCCGGCCCGTCCCCGAGATCAACCGGCGGATCCAGGAGGTCGCCCGCCTCGGGTTCACCCACGCCGTGGTCCCCGCCTCCCCCAGCGGCCCCGGAAGCATCCCCCCGGGGTTCTCGGTGCGCGAGGTCACCACTGTGAACGAGGCCATGGAGCTTCTGTTCCCGGCGCGCGCCGGGTGA